TGTACAGATTTACATTTTACAGAACCTGTAAATAGGTTTACATATGGAACATGTGATGTGGGTTGGGCCTGCTGTCCTTCCTGCTTTGTGAGGCAGAGATCCAAGATCttgctgctgcatgcagagaACGTAGATTTCAGGGCAGAGTTTCTCTCATGAAAGTACAGCAGACCAAACACAGGTAAGCACTCCCCCACCGTTCACTCCGCCCTCTTTTCTAATGAATTTCCTGCTTTTGTGGCACAGATctggaagagctggaaaagagcagaaggTATGTGATCGGCTAGAAATTGTTTTTGAGTCAGAATCTGGAAAACTGAGGTTCTATGTCCCCATACAAAACTCATACAATCTTCCTATGATATGTGCTTTCCAATATCTGCTGGCTTCCACATTTTACTTTCAACATAAACCTTCCTCATCTCCctaaaagaaaactcagaaggaggaagggagagtttttattgctgttctGTCCTCAGGTcagaaggggaaggagcagggacAGAAGAGCTTGCATATATTTCCTTGTGATGAAGAGAGAAGTTAAAACATGACTGTTACAACCTACCAAATTTTCCCTCAGGTAAGCGTATTCTTAAAGCTGACAGTAGAAAAGGTAGCAAGAAAGTAATCTGTTTAGAAAGAACGTGCTCATATGTGGGATAAATGTTAGTGTAAACTCATGCAAGATGACTTATCAATCATAATATTTTTTGAACACCACACATTCCTGGTGTTCATTCCATATTGACTGTACAGAgcaactgctttctttttcagagaaaggGAGTTTGGAACTAAGGACAGGAAGGGCACCGGTGTTTAGGAAAAGAGTGGTGCAATGAAGCATACCAAAGAGAAGAACCAAAGAGACAGGCTTATACTAAAATGTCTGCATTTTGCAAAAACAGATACACTGCAGCTACATCTAGAACCTAATGTAATATTATTGCTAAAATGCTACGCAGAAGACAATTTACTGAGGCAGAGAGCTCCATTAACATGGCTACATTTTTTACCATGATCTGAACTAGTATCTGAATGTTCACTAATGTGCTAGAATAAAACTTGTGTATCACTTTAATGCAAAGTGCACAGCCTCAAATTTTCATCCTAGACTTCTGGAATAGGTAACTATAACTTTTTAGATAAGCCTGCCAGTAAGTGCTGGCGGTCTATTCATGCCTTTTATGTCTTGCAACTGCAAGTCCAAGCATTCCTATTAATTCAGAATGGATTCTCATAAAATACTCTAGTACATTTACAATAGCATGTATTTATGATTAGGGCTCCCGGGCTTACTGTGCATGTTTATAGCTGCATGTTCTCATGAATTCGTGTATACATAGCATTTTGGTCACGATACCAGTAACACGTTTGCATGCTCGTGTTTCAAGCTGAAAAACCAGtggtttatttttatctttttaaaatcttccacAGATGTCTATCTCCTTAACTTCTTATCTGTTCTCAAATATCTGCCACCACCATCCACCATACCATGTGGTTAGAAGCACACTGGAAGAACATCCGTCAAGCCCTGTTGCTTCtcttcactgctgctcttctcaTTGGGGTCACCATGCTAGCCATTTCATCCAACATTAATCCAGTAGGCTACTTCTTCCTAGGGGTAGGTGGAGTGTGCCTGACTGGCTATTTGCTGAGTGTCTTTGTTGAGTGTTACCTGAAGAATCAGCATCGACGTGACACAAATGAGATACCTCCAAACAGTCAAAGCCAAGAAGGGTAAGCACTAATTCCTCTTACTTTAACCATCTCTCCTCAACTATGGCTATTTTACACATTGTTTTGCTGCCCTTCCCCTAGgaaattaaacacaaaaaaCATTCCAAAAGACAAAAGGGTTTTCCTGTATTAATATGGCACAGGTTGCAAATAACCTGTGCCATGGATCTCTTTTATCTTGtccaatattattttcttcccccttcaAACTGATCCACTAACAATTTCCAAGGTTAcgaagattaaaaaaatccaggcTCAGTTTTTCCTCTCATTGAGTAATTGAGTCCTGCCAAACAATGAGtcagacaaggaaaaagaaaaaatgccaaGGTAGTACTGAATCTCAGGTGGATTTAGTTCTATAAACCTTATCTCCAGAGCAACTGTTCCTTggcaaacttttaaaaaagaacctGTAACTGGGTGTGTTtccagtcttaaaaaaaaaaaaaaaaaaaattgacactAGTAGGCCTTGACTTTGAGAGGCTCTGAATATTTCCACATCTTTTTGGCTTCCTTTGCAGGTTACTCAGTACCATTTACTTTATCCCAGTTCACTTACTATGGCTATGAAGAGTTTGACTTTATTTGTACCTTTGCTTCTTTGGCCATATAATCCAGACAATCATTACCCAGCTCCATAAGTTGCTTACAGTTATCAGACATGGGGTATTGGAGGAGTGCAAGAATGTTATTACATATCTATTTTTAGAAAGCATATAGAGAAAGAAACTTCAGCTTTGCTAGTTTTCAAACACACTAGAAGAAAACTACTATctacttatttaaaaatacgACCTAAAAGATAAAGTGTTTCTAAAGTAGCacttttttctgcagagatttttcttaagactttgtttaaattaaatgaaaatatttacgTTTCTTCACTTATGTTCTTAAATACTGATGAACATTGAGCTAATGTATTAAAAtagagataaaaaaaacatggtttgttttattcagaTAAATAATTAGTAATTAGCAATTCTtagtaataaatattaaataactgGATATCAAGATAAGCCTAATATACTGAATTGAACAGTGTTGggttttttcaatttttcttgtGAGTATGGGAGAATGGTCAAATGAGCCAAATAGACCAGGAGGCAAGACATTAAACTGGCTGGACAAGTGAGCCAGTGCAATAGCAGAATATCACATACAATAATACCACAGGAGATATCCTGCCTCAGTCCTATCTACTGATCGTAGCGTGGTCTGTATTCTATGTTATCCAAACTACATGCCtgtgcattaaaataaaaatgaatgaccAGAGTAACTGACATTCTGCTTCTGTGCATAGGATGAATGCTGCCTATGAAGCACCTGCATACGAGGACGTGGTGACTATGTCAGTACCAGCAATATGGACAATAGCATCCAATCCAGGCTTAGTGCCCTCACCACTGACCGAACCTCCCCCTTACAATGTAGTTATTGAATCAACTGCCCGAGGAGAGACTGCTGTGGTAATTCCTGGGGTCTCAGTGGCATCAGACACAAGGAGCACCTCTGAGACAGACAGAGACTCCAGGATGCACTTGCAACTGGTTCTGCCCCCAAGTCAGCAGTGCTTTGTTTCAGACATCAATGAAATGAAAGGTAATGCAGATGGGTTTGAGCCACTGGAGCCACTCACTCCACCACCTGCTTATGAGAGTGCCATCAATGATGAGGTCTTTGAAGATGTTTTCCAGCCCTCCATATTATGATTAATTCCACTTTCTATGAATGCATGAATTCACCTTGATACACTAAGTTTGTCTTTCCATTCTTTGAAGCAAAGCTGAACTAGCACCTAATTTCACTGGAACCTTTTTGCACGAAATATAACTCACTGCAATACCACAATGCCTCATCTTGGCACAAGATAAGCAACGCCACTGAGAAGAACATTGTGTGATATACAGCAGCAACTCAAACTGGAAATGAACCTTCTGGGGGAAGGAAAGTGAATCGTAAAGAAAGACAACCTGCCTCGGAAAGGAGAGGAACAGAAACAGTACTAAGTAGGTTTTGCTGTGCATTACAAacagcagcatcacagagcACTGAGATCATCAACCACTCTTTCTTACTAAGAGACTGAGACTGCAGTTCCACAATTATAAAAGTTCTGGCACAACACACATTTACTCTCTGTGCTGTTcactgccacccctctgctgcactCCCACCATTGCTTTAGTTGTGCCGTGGCTAAGAGGGTGGCTGTGCTCATATGGAAGTTAGCACCACCTAGTACCTACCAATTCACTGCTAACCAGCTTGAGGTTGAAAAGCTCACAGTAGGAATGGCATTACAAAATTACAGATGCTCTTCAGAAGGTTCTTATCCCACATAGCCTCCAGTCTGTGGACTGGAGGAAGacaatagcatttttttccccctctgagAGAGGGCAGCAATGGAACATATACATATCCTCTGTCTGGACCACCAATTTTTTATGGCTCtacagaagaatttatttatgtTACAGTGCAGGCTCAAAAAGATTGTTCAAGATACTTCATTGTCATCAGAGCACACATTAGTGTAAAAAGGTCAACAACTCGAGTTCATTGTAACAAACCCATGCGTGGAGGTTTCTCTCCAGAACGTGGAAAGGACCAGCCTCTCTGTCAAGGATGtgactgcagcagagagcaCTTACAAATAGGAGTCACAAAGCACAGATGGCCTTCACCAAGACAGCTCTCATTTTGAGCCAGGTTTGAGCTCTCATCAATTAGCAGTGCtaaacagtgttttaaaatgagCTGGTTAAACTATAAGGATCTGCAGCACTAAAGTGGTTTGCAGTATGCAAAGAGACACTCAGATCTGATGAATGTCTGAGTTtctaaaaaacagagaaaaacgGTCATCCAAATCTCCTTATGATTGAGAATAACCATCATCACAGCATAGTTTCCTatgacttcatttttaactcATATAATAAgctaaaagcaaataaattatttcttattgCTTGATTCTTTATAGTTGAAAAAGTTGTATGTTGTTTATAAATAAACAGGAATACATCAGAAATACCTAGTGGCATTGATACTTGTGGTAACAATATTATTAAGCTTGCTAGTGTTCCTTGATGGGTTTGTTTAGATAACAGAAAGAGCTGTGTCTCTGAACCAAGAAGATAAAGAAGCTCTGCTGAGTCTTTGTACCAAGGAAACAGGAGGTCCTGCTTGGAATCAGTCACTGAATATGTAACATACTTCTGGGAAACTTGCATATGTAACACAACTCTTGGAAAACTTCTGCATATGTAACACGTTATGTATATAAACTGAAGATCTTTTGTGTAAGCTATGCATGATTGGAGGAGTACCTCCATGCATCCAGCACTACTATTAAAGAATGTCTGCTTTCTAGCACCCCAACTTGAGTTTGAGAGTTCCCTGATAGACCATCTTATGGTATCAGCTATATGCTTATTTAATAACATTGGCTTAGAAAAAGGAGTTGCAATTCTAAACCTTCAGCTAAATCTCTTTACTACCAGTAGAGATGAAGAAGCTATGATACCTGTATCATAACAGTAATATGAGAGGCAAGTTCACTGGTAGAGAtgaagtgacttttttttaaagactatcATTTCTCACATGCTTCCgagcattttctttgcttgctgcGCGTATAAAAGTACAAACCACAATAGTACCACATAGGAATGGAGACTTTTATGGCCTAAGCTGAGCAGCCCAGGTCTTTTCTCACAGTGTCAAGCTGCTAAGAGTCAGAAAAAACTTCAGGTgaccaccacacacacacacacacacacacacacacacacaaactagccagaacaaagacaaaaatgtcaCCAGTTACAGTCGCTAAGGTTCTGTTTTCTTAATCCATAACGGCGACTAAAGCTTTCCAGTTTCTGTTAAGCTTCAGCACGTGAAAGAGGGAAACACAATCCCCACCCCCCAAGGTCAAGCCCGTCACTTTCCTCTCAGCCGCGGCGAGTCCGGAAAAGGCGGGAAGCTGTGCCGCCCTGTGCGCCTGTCAGGCCTGGAGTTTCACGCCGAGCATGCGCGCGAAGGCGGAAGCCTTAGGGCCGCGGGGAAGACGGTTCGGGAGGTGAGTGACAGAGCGGCGGTGTTAGGTCTAGCGCTGGTAGCGGGAGAGCGCGGTGCTAGCTGCCTGCGGGAAAGCGCTGTGCTAGGTGCTAGAGGGAGAGCGCGGTGCTTGGTGCCAGCGGGAGTCGGGGGCTCGTTGCTGTGTCCCATGCGGCCTCGGGAGTCAACGGTGGAGGGCCTTTTCCGCCTGCTGTCCGGCGTTGTCTTTCCCCCGAGCGGAAAGTTGGGCTGGTTAAGGATGGCTCTTGTCACAGAGTTGGGTTTTGGTTCCCGCTCTTTTGCCAGGATGCTGGGAGCATGCGGCATGCAGCGATACCACCAGGAAGCACTAAAGAAGAACCGGGTGATGCTGGCGAGAGAGCTGGTTTTAAAAGAGTTGATGGAACACATGATAGAGAAGGACATAATCACCATCGAGATGATGGAAATGATACAGGTATGCATGTTATATTCGACTGCACTGttagttttatttctgcttaaGCTCAGTGTCATTCTTGACACTGGCACCGTagtaaaattaatgtatttcttacatGTGTGTTTAGTGTCATTGTGTTTGGACAGCGCATGCAGCGGCATGGGGCTTGTTTGCAACTTGCAGGAGAACTGCAAGCTACTTTTGGCCATATGGATTTTGCCTGATTTAGTAAATCATTGCCTTGTATGCTGGCCTGTAGTTATGGCAGGCTGCTCTTCATGAGACAGATGGGCTCAAATTGTCACTGGGAGACAATTTgtgtctctcttttttccatttgtaaaagcaggaaaaaataccGGTTTCCCAAAGAATTCTGTGGGAGTGCATAAATGAACATATTATAAACCCGCTTGCTTTGGCACTTGTGCATCTTTCACTTaaagaatttgtatttcatgtGTTTTTGTAAGCTGCATGGTCTAAGACTATCGAATGACAAATACTTCCCACAAGCTTTTCTTATGCTGAGCAGTGTAtactagaatcatagaatcacagaatatccagagttggaagggaccctcaagcATCATCAAGTTCATCTTCTGGCTACACATAGGaacacccaaaattcaaaccctgtgcttgagtgtccaaatgctccttgaactccagaaGCTTGGGACCATGCCCACGGCTCAGGGGAGCATGTTCCAGGGCCCAGCCACCCTccagtgaagaaccttttcatAATCTCCAAACTGCTCacccctgatgcagctccatgctgttctctTGGTTCCTGTCATTGTCACCAGAGAACAGAGATCAGTGTCTGCCTCTCTTCTCcccttgtgaggagctgtaggctgccatgaggcctcccctcagccttctcttctctgaaggCTAAACAAACCAAGGAGactcagccattcctcatacgtcttgccctccagactcttcaccatctttgcagccctcctttggattCTCTAATACTACTATATCCTTCTTCTAATGTGGCACACAGTGCTAAAGGTGAGGCTGcgcagagcagagtgggacaatctCTTCCCTcacccagctggcagtgctgggcctgatgcactCCAGGTTATGGTTGGCCTTatggctgccagggcacactgctggcagagattcaacttgccatcagGCAGAACTTCCAGATGCTTTTCTGGAGGACTGCACTCCAGCCTTTCATCCCGCAGTCTGTACCTAGATCTGTGATTGCCTTGTTCCCAGTACtgaatccagcacttgctcttcttAAACTTAGTGGGattggtgattgcccagccctacagtttgtcaagatctctctgcaaggcagaGAAATAATTGGAAAAATTTTTGGATTGGCCCTAGACATACAGTAATGCACTGTATAAGAAATGACTGAAGACATGCATCTTAAGGCTAATGTAAGCAATTGAGACACTATTTGTAAGGTAAGATTGAGGGTCCTGTCTAAAGAACagattctgaaaaacagaattagaaATTTTTGGTTAATTCAAGTTTAGATGGCGTGAACCTGATGCTAACAAGGTtttgaaaggaatgaaaaaaaaaactttttgacTATTTTTGACTCTGTGTTTGTCAAAAGATAACGTAAAATTCCTTGTGGAGAATCATAAGGATATCTGCCAAGTCATGACAGATGCAGGCATTCTTGCCTTACATATCTCCAATCCCTAATGGAAGAGGACAACAGTAATAAGAGTGAAAATCAGAGAGTGACTCAAGAACTAATGAAGTGGTTAGTAGAGATACTCAGTTGCTGACCTGCAGGttggagagaagaggaaaaaaaacagtaaattttcTCAAAGGTAAGTTAATGCCAAATACAATAATCATTTGGAAAGTACCACTGTATCTAACAAGTTTTAACCTGAGACTGAGAGGAGGGGAGTCTTCCCTTACAGATATATCTAAGTAAAAGAAGTTGCAGCAATACTTATTAATGGGAAATGAATAAGGAGGAAATTACAATGGAAAAGTCAGGTAAATGGAACCCTTTCTAAACAAATGTGAAAGCTTAGGTGTGAATAGAAGCAACCTGAGCAAGAGAACAGAGTGACTTGAACTACTGTTCCCGGATACAAAGTTGgaaattacagtgaaaacaaatatgaCAGGGACACGAGGAATGCATTCACAACTGAACCAGCAGTACTGTAAAGTATGTATTGTACTAGAAATGTAGAAATGAGGGGAGTGCTTGCAGGATAATACTAATAATAATGCAATTGGAAAAAGTagcattcattaaaataaaaggtctTTTAAGTCAATAAACACATCTACTTCTGTGAATTTGCAATAGTCTTCTTCTCTCTGGCTCAAATGTAAGTAAAGGACTTAAATGTACTGTTAAGTTGACTTCTCTAgtgctcttcaatatctttatcagtgacataaacagtgggattgagcgtaccctcagcaagtttgttgatgacactaagctgagtggtgcagttgcCACAACAGAAGgttgccatccagagggatctggataaACCTGGAAAGTgagcccatgtgaacctaatgagattcaacaaggccaagtgcaaggtgctgcacttgggtcagggaGGTCTCAGAtgtgtatacagactgggagaagaactcattgagagcagccgTGCAGCAAAGGGTTTAAGGGGATCTAGCAGATGAAAAGTTTGGTGCAAGCCaacagtgtgcacttgcagcccagaaggccagctgtaCCCTAGgatgcatcaaaagagaggttGCCAGCAGTgggagggaggtgattatccctTCTGCTCTaccctcatgaggccccatctggagtactgcatccaggtctggagcccataacacaagaaagatgtggagctgttggagtgggtccaggggagggctacagagatgatcagagaatgaaaaagatctggataaataattatgtttaaaaTCAAGTAACAGTTGCACTAGTCATGTGTgggttttatttaaattaaatggaaGAGTAAACAAATTGCTTCTGTACATCGCTTAAACAAACTTTTGTAATctaagtgaaatgaaataaaacaaggagCCTGAGGAGATGAAGGAATCATGGGATTTATAACcataggttggaagggaccttaaagaccatctaatTCTAACCCTCTGTCAAGGGtagggacaccttccactagaccagtTTGCTTGaagccctatccagcctggccttggacgTTTCCAGGCAGGGGCGGCCACAGTTTttatgggcagcctgttccggtGCCTCAATACCCTgagagtaaaaaatttcttcctaatgtataatctaaatctccccacttttagtttaaaaccattgaCCCTTGTCCAGCCACTACtctccctgataaagagtccctctCCATCgttcctgtaggtcccctttaggtactggaaggtctTTGTAGAGTTTACCTGGggccttcttttctccaagctggaCAACTGAACTCTCTCAGTTTATCTTCATACtagaggtgctctagccctctgatcttTGTGGCTTTCCTCCAGACCCACActaacaggtccatgtctttcttatgctgggatccccagagctgaacacagtattccagatgggaTCTCATGAGAGTGGGGTAGCCTGCTAGctacacttcttttgatgcagcccaggatatgattGACTTTCTGGGTTGCAAGCACATATTGCAAGCTTGTATTCGGTTTTTCATCCAGCAGTACTGTCAAGTCCTTTGCAGGGCTGCTATCAATCCAGTCATttcccagcctgtatttgtatTCAGGATTGCCTTGGCCCAGATGCAAAACCTTGTACTTcgccttgttgaacttcacaaGGTTGGTGTGGGCTCACCACTAAAGTCTGTGaaggtctctctgaatggcatccccTTTCTAGAGAGCCAACTGTACaactcagtttggtgtcatccacaGGTTTCCTGAGCGTCACCCTTGATGCCCCTGGCCAGATGCAGTTCTGCACTTTCCTGATTTGATCCCTGACTGCTCAGACAGCGTCTCTGTTTTCAGCAAAAGCTACCTGTCCTTGTTTCCACCTTCTCTAGGCTTAGTTTTTGAGTTTGGCCAGGAGCTCCTTGTTCATCCATATAGGCCTCCTGGTGTTTTTACCTGATTTCCTCTTTGGGATGCATCACTCTTGAGCTTGCAGAAGGTGATCCTTAAATGTTAGCCAGCTTTCTTGAGCCTCTCTTCCCTGAAGGGCCTTATCCCATGATTTTATACCAAGGAAATCCCTTAGAGACCTAAGTCTTATCTCCTGAAGTTCTGAGATTCAAGCTTGCTGTGTAACCTCCTCAGTTCCCTAAGGATCTTGAACCTCAGCGTTTCATGGTgactgcagccaaggctgcccttgAACTTCGTGTTCCCTACCTCCTCCTTCCTCCGTTCCAGGAGGATTGCTTATGCCCTGCTACATTGTCCTTCCAAAAGATATCAGGGTGGTGGAAGTCCCCTGTGAGGACCAGGGATTGTGAATGTGAGACTGCTCCTGTCAGTCGATAGAGGGCATCATCCACTTGTTCTTCCTGGTTGGGTGGCCTGTAGCATTCCTCAACTATAATATCACGTGTCCCTGCTCTCCCTTTAATCCTGAGCCATGAACTCTCAGTTCACTTCTCATCCATCCCAAGGCCAAACTCCATGCACTGCAGCTGGACCCTGACATAGAGGGCAGCGCTCCCTCTCATCTCCCCTGCTTGTACTTCCTAAAGAACTTGCATTTCAGTGCTCCAGTCATAGTGTGAGGTGCTAGACCAGTCCTGAAACTTATTTGTAATAATTAAGAGCAAGATGGGAATGTAGGATGTTTTAGGAAGAGCGACTGAAGATGGAAGTGTTTGAGATAGATGAAGAGCTCACATGGAATATGAAGAGTAAGCAGAGAGTCCATAGCTGAACACTGGAGAAGAATTAATAAATAGGAGCAGCTTTCTTTGTTATccaaagaagagaaagtaaaaaactGACAGGAATTAATTTAAATTGGTTCATTCTGAAAGATACTAAACACTATGAGGTGCAAACTGCTGTTTTTAAGATTAAATTGAAAGTCTTTCATTAATTCCTTCTTGACAGAGCATCAAATGTTCCTCCAGAACTCTGGTATAGACGTTCAAAATTGCAGATGTGATAGCTagggctttgttttgcttttaaaacaatttgaacACTCGGTGCTGTACTGTAATTGCGAACTAGAAGATCATGTAGATCATGAGTGGccaacattttggcttgcctTGGCTGTATTGAGTGAAGAGGAGCTGTCACCACATATAAAAGATATAATATAGTTTATTTATGTAAGTaacaaatcttatttttttattttttactaaagcattaaaaaaagcagcagaacgtaaaactagtgggatatttgaccttgtttttatGAAACTAGTACATCACTGTCTGATTTGATGGCAGTGATTGCAATTCTGAGGGAGTTCTCAAGatgtttttctgagatttttcttgaaattttactcttcctgtgtttcatccttgaaaatactTGTTCACGAATGTATACCCCCAAAAacgatgacatgaataaggtgtgattgtgaagcaagcgatatttttctctggtaagataggGCTAATAAAAATCTGGCAAACAGACgtgatcaaatttttgagttgaatatccGATTGCAACTCTGTACATTCCGTTTGAAAAGTCAGAGGTAATGTATTGatgtcaactgaaaatagatttaaaaaaatgattttttctgtaATCTTGAAActtgttctcaaattcctttatcaaaatggaaagcagggctgcatatttttctctattcATAGGACTGTGTTTAGCTCATGTACCAAACTGCATATAATTGTTTGCTgtaacttgagttagcactgtgtgtgggaactgttgagtcacaGCTTGagccactgattgagcacctggggaaaagacccagtcagccctgggagcaaaggtgaaggcaattcacctaTGCAACCAGAAGGAGATGGAGCCTGGCTCCCCCTCTCTTAGACcccatttaagggctgactgccactctGAAGGggtctctttctggagatcccttctCTGTGGAGTTTCCTCTGTGAACCAGATCCTTAGAGATGGGTGAGCaatccttttcctccctttgtaACACCTTTCTATCACGCCGGTCTTTCTGTCATTACACCTCCATTGTAACATCTTTCCActgtgttgatctttctgattgttaCACGCTGCAGTGTGCCCTGGTcccatgccctggtttcagcctgGACAGTGCCAGTTGCATGCTGatgtttggctgttgctgagcaatggatGTGCGCCTGGGGCCGGGCTGCTCGCcagggaagagccactgccaTGATGGAGCAGGGCAGGTGACTGCTGTAGagtgggctgggctgggctgggctgcatgTAGCCCACAGCTGCAGTTTGAACATTGCAGATAGAGATACTTCAATGTCTAGTAATTGACCCAAACCAGTACTGAAGAGATCACTTTGATTCGGATATTTGTCAAAGATGTAAGGTATTCCCTCCTCAGATTCTGCATATGTATTCTAATTCACTAGTAAGACTTGTACATTGGGTTTTTGACAGAAGAATTGCAATCAGGATTTATAATGTAAGATCTTCATGTTGTCTAGATTATCAAGTTTGACTGAGGATGCAAAAATGAATTTAGGatgtattagaaaataaaatggaagatgTCTATTATATGAAAGTTTTACTTCTgaatgtttgctgaacattaTTTGGCATAACCTGAATAACAGCAGTGCTGTTTGTGAAAGTTACCTGAGAAGGTACAGCACTTTAGGTGATTAAGGAAGTGTTCAGGAAGAAGTCAACCAAAAGCTGACTACTGTACATACAAAGCACAGAATATGAATGTTATGGAATGTTCTTAACTTTTCAGTATAACTTAAGATCCAATTCTTGAGGTCAGCTTGTATTCTTAATTATGATATATGCCTCAAAATCATAAACTATGAAGACATAAGATGAAGAAGATTAATCATCTTGAGTTTGGTATAAACAGTTGCAGGTctactagaaaagaaaaaaacaatagccACTTTAGAATATCAGCAGTCAATTTACCttattaagtaaaataaaattcagtggACTTACttcaaaatatacataaatGCAACTGGTTATCTTCTGTAGATTGATAGAGAACTGTTACTAAGGTAGAGGTACAAGCATTTTCATACTTGAAAGGTGCAGGAGGGATTAGTGTATGAAATTCTAGTCAAATAGTATTCAGAAAGGTGTATTTTCTGTGAGAGGAGGAAAGGGTGCTTGTGTCCTCAAAGGGAATAAGACATTTATAAGAGGAGGCTAAAAAAGTATAACGTTTTACTTCAGCAAATCTAGATTTTAGTAAGAATTgtaataaataaggaaaataacagGAATCTGAGGTCAAGGGACATTGTTGATAGAAAACTAAATGCTATTAGCCAATCATG
The Numida meleagris isolate 19003 breed g44 Domestic line chromosome 1, NumMel1.0, whole genome shotgun sequence genome window above contains:
- the TMEM139 gene encoding transmembrane protein 139 translates to MWLEAHWKNIRQALLLLFTAALLIGVTMLAISSNINPVGYFFLGVGGVCLTGYLLSVFVECYLKNQHRRDTNEIPPNSQSQEGMNAAYEAPAYEDVVTMSVPAIWTIASNPGLVPSPLTEPPPYNVVIESTARGETAVVIPGVSVASDTRSTSETDRDSRMHLQLVLPPSQQCFVSDINEMKGNADGFEPLEPLTPPPAYESAINDEVFEDVFQPSIL